The following proteins are encoded in a genomic region of Alnus glutinosa chromosome 8, dhAlnGlut1.1, whole genome shotgun sequence:
- the LOC133876478 gene encoding uncharacterized protein LOC133876478 isoform X1: MESILARALEYTLKYWLKSFSRDQFKLQGRTVQLSNLDINGDALHSSVGLPPALNVTKAKVGKLEIMLPSVSNVQYEPIVVQIDRLDLVLEENSDLEASRSPSSTPTSVSSGKGSGYGFADKIADGMTLEIGTVNLLLETRGCAQGQGGAAWASPLAAITIRNLLLYTTNENWQVVNLKEARDFFSNKKYIYVFKKLEWESLSIDLLPHPDMFMDANLACSREGGNQRDDDGAKRVFFGGERFIEGISGQAYITVQRTELNSPLGLEVQLHVTEAVCPALSEPGLRALLRFLTGLYVCLNRGDVDPKAQQRSTEAAGRSLVSIVVDHIFLCIKDAEFQLELLMQSLLFSRASVSDGEQDNNLSKVMIAGLFLRDTFSRPPCTLVQPSMQSVSKDLLHIPEFAKNFCPPIYPLGEQQWQLIDGVPLVCLHSLQMKPSPVPPSFASQTVVECQPLMIHLQEESCLRISSFLADGVVVNPGAVLPDFSVNSFIFTLKELDLTVPLDLGKLSNPVSNRDSDIQSSFSGARLHIESLFFSESPSLKLRLLNLEKDPACFCLWADQPVDASLKKWTTKASLLSLSLETCTGLSGLQNSLDWSSGLWRCVELKDTCIEVAMGTADGSPLADVPPPGGIVRVGVSCQQYLSNTSVEQLFFILDLYAFFGRVSDKIALVGKNNRPKIGRNKSFGGRLMDKVPSDTAVSLAVKDLQLRFLESSAMNVQGMPLVQFLGDNLFIRVTHRTLGGAIAISSTLRWESVQVDCVDTEGKLAHQNGTLLTYVDDGPLISGNGYPQLRAVFWVQNKIDHYSRGNAFTVPFLDISVVHVIPLDEQDIECHTLNVSACISGIRLGGGMNYAEALLHRFGILGPDGGPGKGLSKGLENLRAGPFSKLFKTSSLIVDDPEEDGNSGDAQEISSLQLGKPDDVDFTIELKDWLFALEGPQEMAERWWFDNHEGVGREDRCWHTTFQSLRVKAKSSPKHELNGKGRSQEMQKYPVELVTVGVEGLQTLKPQGLKGIHPSVLPANGIKETAQTFGGINLELRLVIAEVSVDDELAKWEVENLKFSVKQPIEAVVTKDELQHLAFLCKSEVDSMGRITAGILRLLKLEGSIGQAAMDQLSNLGSDGIDKIFSPKLSSGSSAGSIGLSPLPNLINESPRTTMEATVASLEDAVSDSQAKCADLITEVGCSESSIQHLETIKQLSQKLESMQSLVMRLRTQI, encoded by the exons ATGGAGTCGATACTGGCGCGCGCGTTGGAGTACACGCTCAAGTACTGGTTGAAGTCATTCTCCAGAGATCAGTTCAAGTTGCAGGGCCGGACCGTACAGCTCTCCAATTTGG ATATAAATGGCGACGCTTTGCATTCGAGCGTCGGGTTGCCACCGGCGCTGAATGTGACGAAGGCGAAGGTCGGGAAATTGGAGATAATG CTGCCGTCAGTAAGTAATGTACAATATGAGccaattgttgtgcaaattgATCGGCTTGATTTGGTTCTAGAGGAGAACTCTGATTTGGAGGCATCTAGGAGTCCGAGCAG TACCCCGACATCTGTTAGCTCTGGGAAGGGAAGTGGTTATGGATTTGCTGATAAG ATTGCAGATGGAATGACTTTAGAGATTGGCACTGTCAATCTTCTACTTGAAACTCGTGGTTGTGCTCAAGGCCAAGGAGGAGCAGCTTG GGCATCACCTTTGGCAGCTATCACTATACGCAATCTTTTGCTGTATACCACAAATGAAAATTGGCAG GTTGTAAATCTTAAAGAAGCGCGGGACTTCTTCAGTAACAAAAAGTACATATATGTGTTCAAA AAACTTGAATGGGAATCTTTGTCTATTGATCTCCTGCCTCATCCTGATATGTTCATGGATGCTAATTTAGCCTGCTCTCGAGAGGGAGGGAACCAGAGAGATGATGATGGTGCCAAGCGAGTTTTCTTTGGCGGAGAGCGCTTTATAGAAGGAATATCAGGACAAGCTTAT ATCACGGTGCAAAGGACTGAACTGAACAGTCCACTTGGGCTTGAGGTCCAGTTACACGTTACAGAAGCTGTTTGTCCTGCATTAAGTGAACCAG GACTACGTGCTCTTCTACGCTTCTTGACGGGATTATATGTCTGTTTAAATAGAGGAGACGTTGATCCAAAGGCTCAACAG CGATCTACAGAAGCAGCAGGACGCTCTCTAGTCTCTATTGTCGTGGACCACATATTTCTCTGCATTAAAGATGCTG AATTCCAGCTTGAACTTTTGATGCAGTCGCTCTTATTTTCACGG GCCAGTGTTTCTGATGGAGAACAAGACAATAACTTGTCTAAGGTCATGATTGCTGGACTATTCTTAAG GGATACCTTTTCACGCCCTCCGTGCACATTAGTGCAACCATCGATGCAAAGTGTTTCAAAAGATCTTCTACACATTCCTGAATTTG CTAAGAATTTTTGCCCTCCAATATATCCTCTGGGAGAACAGCAGTGGCAATTAATTGATGGTGTTCCTTTAGTATGTCTCCATTCTCTTCAGATGAAACCCTCTCCGGTTCCTCCATCTTTTGCTTCACAAACAGTTGTAGAGTGTCAACCTCTTATG ATTCATCTTCAGGAAGAATCCTGTTTGAGGATATCTTCCTTTCTAGCTGATGGAGTTGTTGTCAATCCTGGTGCTGTTTTACCAGATTTTTCTGTAAATTCCTTCATTTTCACTCTGAAGGAATTAGATCTTACTGTTCCTTTGGACCTGGGCAAATTGAGTAATCCTGTTAGTAACAGGGACAGTGACATCCAGAGCTCATTTTCTGGAGCAAGGCTTCATATTGAGAGCTTGTTCTTTTCAGAATCACCTTCACTAAAACTAAGGCTATTAAACCTGGAGAAGGATCCTGCTTGCTTCTGTCTCTGGGCAGATCAACCTGTTGATGCTAGCCTGAAGAAATGGACCACTAAAGCATCACTCCTTAGTTTGTCTTTAGAAACATGTACTGGCTTAAGTGGACTTCAAAATTCTCTTGACTGGAGTTCAGGCTTATGGAGATGTGTTGAGCTGAAAGACACATGCATTGAAGTAGCTATGGGAACTGCTGATGGGAGCCCGTTAGCAGATGTTCCTCCTCCAGGGGGTATTGTCAGGGTAGGGGTTTCTTGTCAACAATATCTGTCCAACACTTCAGTGGAGCAGCTTTTTTTTATACTGGATCTCTATGCATTCTTTGGCAGAGTGAGTGATAAGATAGCCCTTGTTGGAAAAAATAATAGACCAAAGATAGGTAGGAATAAATCTTTTGGTGGAAGGCTGATGGATAAGGTTCCTAGTGATACCGCAGTAAGTTTAGCGGTGAAGGATCTTCAGCTTAGATTCCTGGAGTCTTCTGCAATGAATGTTCAGGGAATGCCTCTGGTCCAGTTTCTTGGGGATAATCTATTTATCAGAGTTACTCATAGAACCCTTGGTGGTGCCATTGCTATTTCATCAACTTTACGTTGGGAGAGTGTTCAGGTGGACTGTGTAGACACCGAGGGAAAGTTGGCGCATCAAAATGGCACATTGTTAACTTATGTTGATGATGGTCCTTTGATTAGTGGGAATGGATACCCTCAATTAAGAGCTGTCTTTTGGGTACAGAACAAAATAGACCATTATTCAAGAGGCAATGCTTTTACAGTTCCATTTCTCGACATAAGCGTGGTACATGTGATTCCGTTAGATGAAcaagatattgaatgccatACTTTGAATGTGTCAGCTTGTATTTCTGGTATTCGCCTTGGTGGAGGAATGAACTATGCTGAAGCCTTGCTGCATCGGTTTGGAATACTTGGGCCTGATGGTGGTCCTGGGAAGGGGCTATCCAAAGGGTTAGAAAACTTACGAGCAGGGccattttcaaaactttttaaaacATCTTCTCTCATTGTTGATGATCCAGAAGAGG ATGGAAATTCAGGAGATGCACAAGAAATTAGCTCGTTGCAGTTGGGAAAGCCAGATGATGTGGATTTCACCATAGAATTGAAGGACTGGTTATTTGCTCTAGAAGGACCACAGGAGATGGCAGAAAGGTGGTGGTTTGACAATCATGAAGGTGTAGGTAGAGAAGATAGGTGTTGGCATACAACTTTCCAGAGTCTGCGGGTGAAAGCAAAAAGTAGTCCAAAGCATGAACTTAATGGCAAAGGAAGGTCACAAGAAATGCAGAAATATCCTGTGGAATTGGTCACG GTTGGTGTTGAAGGCTTACAGACTTTAAAGCCTCAGGGCCTAAAGGGCATCCATCCATCTGTCTTACCTGCTAATGGTATTAAAGAAACTGCTCAGACATTTGGAGGGATAAATCTTGAACTTCGCCTGGTGATAGCTGAGGTCTCCGTTGATGATGAACTAGCAAAGTGGGAGGTggaaaacttgaaattttctGTTAAGCAACCG ATTGAGGCAGTTGTTACCAAAGATGAGTTGCAACACCTTGCTTTTTTGTGCAAGTCTGAAGTTGACTCCATGGGTCGAATAACTGCTGGAATTTTGCGGTTACTGAAGCTGGAAGGTTCTATTGGCCAGGCAGCGATGGATCAACTAAGTAACCTTG GAAGTGATGGCATTGACAAGATATTCTCCCCAAAGCTCAGCAGTGGTAGTAGTGCTGGCAGTATTGGGCTCTCTCCATTACCAAATCTGATCAATGAAAGCCCACGCACAACAATGGAAGCGACAGTGGCTTCCCTAGAGGATGCAGTTTCAGATTCACAGGCCAAGTGTGCCGATCTTATTACTGAAGTAGGTTGTTCAGAATCTTCCATACAGCATCTTGAGACTATTAAACAACTCAGTCAGAAGCTTGAAAGTATGCAAAGTTTGGTGATGCGGCTACGGACTCAAATTTAA
- the LOC133876479 gene encoding polycomb group protein FIE1 has protein sequence MAKFAVGSEPVVGSLTLSKKRDYRVTNRLQEGKRPLYAIVFNFIDSRYFNVFATVGGNRVTVYQCLEGGVIAVLQSYIDEDKDESFYTVSWACNIDGTPFIVAGGINGLIRVIDAGSEKIHKSFVGHGDSVNEIRTQPLKPSLVVSASKDESVRLWNVHTGICILIFAGAGGHRNEVLSVDFHPSDIYRIASCGMDNTVKIWSMKEFWTYVEKSFTWTDLPSKFPTKYVQFPVFIASVHSNYVDCNRWLGDFILSKSVDNEIVLWEPKMKDQSPGEGSVDILQKYPVPECDIWFIKFSCDFHYNAAAIGNREGKIFVWELQTSPPVLIAKLSHAQSKSPIRQTALSFDGSIILSCCEDGTIWRWDAVATS, from the exons ATGGCAAAGTTCGCAGTAGGGAGCGAGCCAGTGGTGGGTTCGCTGACGCTGTCGAAGAAGCGAGATTACAGAGTTACCAACCGACTCCAAGAAGGCAAGCGCCCCCTATACGCCATCGTTTTCAACTTCATCGATTCCCGCTACTTCAACGTCTTCGCCACCGTCGGCGGCAATCGG GTGACTGTCTACCAATGTCTTGAAGGGGGTGTCATAGCTGTCTTGCAGTCTTATATCGATGAAGAT AAGGATGAGTCTTTCTACACTGTGAGCTGGGCATGCAACATTGACGGAACTCCTTTCATAGTGGCTGGAGGAATCAATGGTTTAATCCGTGTCATTGACGCGGGCAGCGAGAAAATACACAAG AGTTTTGTTGGCCACGGGGATTCAGTTAATGAAATCAGGACTCAGCCCCTAAAACCATCACTTGTGGTGTCTGCAAGCAAA GACGAATCAGTTCGGCTATGGAATGTTCATACCGGAATATGCATTTTGATATTTGCTGGAGCTGGGGGTCATCGTAATGAAGTCTTGAGTGTG GATTTCCACCCTTCGGACATATATCGCATTGCAAGCTGTGGCATGGACAACACAGTAAAGATCTGGTCAATGAAAG AGTTCTGGACATACGTAGAGAAATCATTCACCTGGACAGATCTCCCTTCCAAGTTCCCTACAAAATATGTTCAGTTTCCT GTGTTCATAGCTTCAGTTCATTCAAATTACGTGGATTGTAATAGGTGGCTCGGTGATTTCATCCTCTCAAAG AGTGTTGACAATGAAATTGTTTTATGGGAACCTAAAATGAAGGACCAGTCTCCTGGGGAG GGTTCAGTTGACATCCTTCAGAAGTACCCTGTTCCAGAGTGCGATATTTGGTTCATCAAGTTTTCGTGTGATTTTCATTATAATGCAGCTGCTATAG GGAATAGGGAAGGAAAGATCTTTGTTTGGGAACTGCAAACCAGCCCCCCTGTTCTTATTGCAAA GCTGTCTCATGCTCAATCAAAGTCTCCAATTAGACAAACTGCCTTGTCCTTTGATGGAAG CATCATTCTCAGCTGCTGTGAAGATGGGACAATTTGGCGCTGGGATGCAGTGGCAACTTCTTGA
- the LOC133876478 gene encoding uncharacterized protein LOC133876478 isoform X2, translated as MTLEIGTVNLLLETRGCAQGQGGAAWASPLAAITIRNLLLYTTNENWQVVNLKEARDFFSNKKYIYVFKKLEWESLSIDLLPHPDMFMDANLACSREGGNQRDDDGAKRVFFGGERFIEGISGQAYITVQRTELNSPLGLEVQLHVTEAVCPALSEPGLRALLRFLTGLYVCLNRGDVDPKAQQRSTEAAGRSLVSIVVDHIFLCIKDAEFQLELLMQSLLFSRASVSDGEQDNNLSKVMIAGLFLRDTFSRPPCTLVQPSMQSVSKDLLHIPEFAKNFCPPIYPLGEQQWQLIDGVPLVCLHSLQMKPSPVPPSFASQTVVECQPLMIHLQEESCLRISSFLADGVVVNPGAVLPDFSVNSFIFTLKELDLTVPLDLGKLSNPVSNRDSDIQSSFSGARLHIESLFFSESPSLKLRLLNLEKDPACFCLWADQPVDASLKKWTTKASLLSLSLETCTGLSGLQNSLDWSSGLWRCVELKDTCIEVAMGTADGSPLADVPPPGGIVRVGVSCQQYLSNTSVEQLFFILDLYAFFGRVSDKIALVGKNNRPKIGRNKSFGGRLMDKVPSDTAVSLAVKDLQLRFLESSAMNVQGMPLVQFLGDNLFIRVTHRTLGGAIAISSTLRWESVQVDCVDTEGKLAHQNGTLLTYVDDGPLISGNGYPQLRAVFWVQNKIDHYSRGNAFTVPFLDISVVHVIPLDEQDIECHTLNVSACISGIRLGGGMNYAEALLHRFGILGPDGGPGKGLSKGLENLRAGPFSKLFKTSSLIVDDPEEDGNSGDAQEISSLQLGKPDDVDFTIELKDWLFALEGPQEMAERWWFDNHEGVGREDRCWHTTFQSLRVKAKSSPKHELNGKGRSQEMQKYPVELVTVGVEGLQTLKPQGLKGIHPSVLPANGIKETAQTFGGINLELRLVIAEVSVDDELAKWEVENLKFSVKQPIEAVVTKDELQHLAFLCKSEVDSMGRITAGILRLLKLEGSIGQAAMDQLSNLGSDGIDKIFSPKLSSGSSAGSIGLSPLPNLINESPRTTMEATVASLEDAVSDSQAKCADLITEVGCSESSIQHLETIKQLSQKLESMQSLVMRLRTQI; from the exons ATGACTTTAGAGATTGGCACTGTCAATCTTCTACTTGAAACTCGTGGTTGTGCTCAAGGCCAAGGAGGAGCAGCTTG GGCATCACCTTTGGCAGCTATCACTATACGCAATCTTTTGCTGTATACCACAAATGAAAATTGGCAG GTTGTAAATCTTAAAGAAGCGCGGGACTTCTTCAGTAACAAAAAGTACATATATGTGTTCAAA AAACTTGAATGGGAATCTTTGTCTATTGATCTCCTGCCTCATCCTGATATGTTCATGGATGCTAATTTAGCCTGCTCTCGAGAGGGAGGGAACCAGAGAGATGATGATGGTGCCAAGCGAGTTTTCTTTGGCGGAGAGCGCTTTATAGAAGGAATATCAGGACAAGCTTAT ATCACGGTGCAAAGGACTGAACTGAACAGTCCACTTGGGCTTGAGGTCCAGTTACACGTTACAGAAGCTGTTTGTCCTGCATTAAGTGAACCAG GACTACGTGCTCTTCTACGCTTCTTGACGGGATTATATGTCTGTTTAAATAGAGGAGACGTTGATCCAAAGGCTCAACAG CGATCTACAGAAGCAGCAGGACGCTCTCTAGTCTCTATTGTCGTGGACCACATATTTCTCTGCATTAAAGATGCTG AATTCCAGCTTGAACTTTTGATGCAGTCGCTCTTATTTTCACGG GCCAGTGTTTCTGATGGAGAACAAGACAATAACTTGTCTAAGGTCATGATTGCTGGACTATTCTTAAG GGATACCTTTTCACGCCCTCCGTGCACATTAGTGCAACCATCGATGCAAAGTGTTTCAAAAGATCTTCTACACATTCCTGAATTTG CTAAGAATTTTTGCCCTCCAATATATCCTCTGGGAGAACAGCAGTGGCAATTAATTGATGGTGTTCCTTTAGTATGTCTCCATTCTCTTCAGATGAAACCCTCTCCGGTTCCTCCATCTTTTGCTTCACAAACAGTTGTAGAGTGTCAACCTCTTATG ATTCATCTTCAGGAAGAATCCTGTTTGAGGATATCTTCCTTTCTAGCTGATGGAGTTGTTGTCAATCCTGGTGCTGTTTTACCAGATTTTTCTGTAAATTCCTTCATTTTCACTCTGAAGGAATTAGATCTTACTGTTCCTTTGGACCTGGGCAAATTGAGTAATCCTGTTAGTAACAGGGACAGTGACATCCAGAGCTCATTTTCTGGAGCAAGGCTTCATATTGAGAGCTTGTTCTTTTCAGAATCACCTTCACTAAAACTAAGGCTATTAAACCTGGAGAAGGATCCTGCTTGCTTCTGTCTCTGGGCAGATCAACCTGTTGATGCTAGCCTGAAGAAATGGACCACTAAAGCATCACTCCTTAGTTTGTCTTTAGAAACATGTACTGGCTTAAGTGGACTTCAAAATTCTCTTGACTGGAGTTCAGGCTTATGGAGATGTGTTGAGCTGAAAGACACATGCATTGAAGTAGCTATGGGAACTGCTGATGGGAGCCCGTTAGCAGATGTTCCTCCTCCAGGGGGTATTGTCAGGGTAGGGGTTTCTTGTCAACAATATCTGTCCAACACTTCAGTGGAGCAGCTTTTTTTTATACTGGATCTCTATGCATTCTTTGGCAGAGTGAGTGATAAGATAGCCCTTGTTGGAAAAAATAATAGACCAAAGATAGGTAGGAATAAATCTTTTGGTGGAAGGCTGATGGATAAGGTTCCTAGTGATACCGCAGTAAGTTTAGCGGTGAAGGATCTTCAGCTTAGATTCCTGGAGTCTTCTGCAATGAATGTTCAGGGAATGCCTCTGGTCCAGTTTCTTGGGGATAATCTATTTATCAGAGTTACTCATAGAACCCTTGGTGGTGCCATTGCTATTTCATCAACTTTACGTTGGGAGAGTGTTCAGGTGGACTGTGTAGACACCGAGGGAAAGTTGGCGCATCAAAATGGCACATTGTTAACTTATGTTGATGATGGTCCTTTGATTAGTGGGAATGGATACCCTCAATTAAGAGCTGTCTTTTGGGTACAGAACAAAATAGACCATTATTCAAGAGGCAATGCTTTTACAGTTCCATTTCTCGACATAAGCGTGGTACATGTGATTCCGTTAGATGAAcaagatattgaatgccatACTTTGAATGTGTCAGCTTGTATTTCTGGTATTCGCCTTGGTGGAGGAATGAACTATGCTGAAGCCTTGCTGCATCGGTTTGGAATACTTGGGCCTGATGGTGGTCCTGGGAAGGGGCTATCCAAAGGGTTAGAAAACTTACGAGCAGGGccattttcaaaactttttaaaacATCTTCTCTCATTGTTGATGATCCAGAAGAGG ATGGAAATTCAGGAGATGCACAAGAAATTAGCTCGTTGCAGTTGGGAAAGCCAGATGATGTGGATTTCACCATAGAATTGAAGGACTGGTTATTTGCTCTAGAAGGACCACAGGAGATGGCAGAAAGGTGGTGGTTTGACAATCATGAAGGTGTAGGTAGAGAAGATAGGTGTTGGCATACAACTTTCCAGAGTCTGCGGGTGAAAGCAAAAAGTAGTCCAAAGCATGAACTTAATGGCAAAGGAAGGTCACAAGAAATGCAGAAATATCCTGTGGAATTGGTCACG GTTGGTGTTGAAGGCTTACAGACTTTAAAGCCTCAGGGCCTAAAGGGCATCCATCCATCTGTCTTACCTGCTAATGGTATTAAAGAAACTGCTCAGACATTTGGAGGGATAAATCTTGAACTTCGCCTGGTGATAGCTGAGGTCTCCGTTGATGATGAACTAGCAAAGTGGGAGGTggaaaacttgaaattttctGTTAAGCAACCG ATTGAGGCAGTTGTTACCAAAGATGAGTTGCAACACCTTGCTTTTTTGTGCAAGTCTGAAGTTGACTCCATGGGTCGAATAACTGCTGGAATTTTGCGGTTACTGAAGCTGGAAGGTTCTATTGGCCAGGCAGCGATGGATCAACTAAGTAACCTTG GAAGTGATGGCATTGACAAGATATTCTCCCCAAAGCTCAGCAGTGGTAGTAGTGCTGGCAGTATTGGGCTCTCTCCATTACCAAATCTGATCAATGAAAGCCCACGCACAACAATGGAAGCGACAGTGGCTTCCCTAGAGGATGCAGTTTCAGATTCACAGGCCAAGTGTGCCGATCTTATTACTGAAGTAGGTTGTTCAGAATCTTCCATACAGCATCTTGAGACTATTAAACAACTCAGTCAGAAGCTTGAAAGTATGCAAAGTTTGGTGATGCGGCTACGGACTCAAATTTAA